One Dermatophagoides farinae isolate YC_2012a chromosome 6, ASM2471394v1, whole genome shotgun sequence genomic window carries:
- the LOC124493484 gene encoding allatostatin-A receptor isoform X2 — MADIINFTSSSSSSSSLSSTTFFISQSTRQHLLNISRNLALASYAAAAAASSAANVQLSSSSSSSSIQLQSSSASSPVSPPLYMATTIINSNDNDDVGDSDSFFGHSIDQPTVGSIMDNNNNNVNPFETLQKVVSIIVPILFAVIVIVGLVGNSLVVIVVKCNPQMYSTTNLLIINLAIADLLFIIFCVPFTAWDYAFPYWPFGSVWCKVVQYLIVVCAYASIYTLVLMSLDRYLAVAHPIRSISLRTVKNANRAILILWIFILLFCIPTFITHNVSYDNSSDGVYSVCNFLTEEYSYALYQVIFCLFSYVIPILLILILYILMLKRLWFSGIPGRNMSSESVRSKKKVTRMVVIVVIIFACCWCPIQIILVLRSFNVYELSTTKVIIQITGQVLAYMNSCMNPILYAFLSENFRKAFRRVISCNRQPKRNSEQTELTIAN, encoded by the exons atggccgatataatcaattttacatcatcatcatcatcatcatcatcattatcatcgacaacattttttatttcacaatCAACACGACAACATTTATTAAATATTAGCCGTAATTTAGCATTAGCAAGttatgctgctgctgctgctgcttcttCGGCTGCCAAtgttcaattatcatcatcatcatcatcatcatcgatacaattacaatcatcatcagcatcatcaccagtatcaccaccattataTATGGCAACCACAATTATTAatagtaatgataatgatgatgttggtgatagtgattcattttttggccattcaattgatcaacCAACTGTTGGATCAattatggataataataataataatgtgaatCCATTTGAAACATTACAAAAAGTTGTTAGCATCATTGTACCAATATTATTTGCTGTGATTGTTATCGTTGGTCTTGTTGGCAATTCATtagttgttattgttgtcaaATGTAATCCACAAATGTATTCGACAACAAATctgctcatcatcaatttggcTATTGccgatttattattcatcatattctGTGTACCATTCACTGCATGGGATTATGCATTTCCATATTGGCCTTTTGGTAGTGTTTGGTGTAAAGTGGTACAATATCTTATTGTTGTATGTGCATATGCAAGTATCTATACG cttGTATTAATGTCATTGGATCGTTATTTGGCCGTAGCTCATCCAATTCGTTCAATATCATTACGTACGGTGAAGAATGCAAATCGTGCCATATTGATATTATGGatattcatattattattctgtatACCAACATTTATTACACATAATGTATCATATGATAATAGTTCTGATGGTGTTTATTctgtttgtaattttttaacAGAAGAATATAGTTATGCATTGTATCAGGTTATATTCTGTTTATTTAGTTATGTAATACCGATATTATTGATATTAATATTGTATATATTGATGTTAAAACGGTTATGGTTTAGCGGTATACCTGGCCGTAATATGAGTAGTGAATCGGTtagatcgaaaaaaaaagtcacaCGTAtggttgtcattgttgtcatcatattTGCTTGCTGTTGGTGTCCAATACAGATTATACTTGTATTGCGTAGTTTCAATGTATATGAATTATCCACAACAAAAGTGATCATACAGATCACTGGACAAGTATTAG CTTATATGAACAGCTGTATGAATCCGATTTT ATATGCATTTTTATCGGAAAATTTTCGTAAAGCATTTCGTCGTGTAATATCTTGTAATAGACAACCGAAAAGAAATTCTGAACAAACAGAATTGACCATTG CTAattga
- the LOC124493484 gene encoding allatostatin-A receptor isoform X1: MADIINFTSSSSSSSSLSSTTFFISQSTRQHLLNISRNLALASYAAAAAASSAANVQLSSSSSSSSIQLQSSSASSPVSPPLYMATTIINSNDNDDVGDSDSFFGHSIDQPTVGSIMDNNNNNVNPFETLQKVVSIIVPILFAVIVIVGLVGNSLVVIVVKCNPQMYSTTNLLIINLAIADLLFIIFCVPFTAWDYAFPYWPFGSVWCKVVQYLIVVCAYASIYTLVLMSLDRYLAVAHPIRSISLRTVKNANRAILILWIFILLFCIPTFITHNVSYDNSSDGVYSVCNFLTEEYSYALYQVIFCLFSYVIPILLILILYILMLKRLWFSGIPGRNMSSESVRSKKKVTRMVVIVVIIFACCWCPIQIILVLRSFNVYELSTTKVIIQITGQVLAYMNSCMNPILYAFLSENFRKAFRRVISCNRQPKRNSEQTELTIGMCQNKNMNVAKMLNIDNNNMMIINNNNNNATTTKTNDDDNDDDANNNQNQNNV; encoded by the exons atggccgatataatcaattttacatcatcatcatcatcatcatcatcattatcatcgacaacattttttatttcacaatCAACACGACAACATTTATTAAATATTAGCCGTAATTTAGCATTAGCAAGttatgctgctgctgctgctgcttcttCGGCTGCCAAtgttcaattatcatcatcatcatcatcatcatcgatacaattacaatcatcatcagcatcatcaccagtatcaccaccattataTATGGCAACCACAATTATTAatagtaatgataatgatgatgttggtgatagtgattcattttttggccattcaattgatcaacCAACTGTTGGATCAattatggataataataataataatgtgaatCCATTTGAAACATTACAAAAAGTTGTTAGCATCATTGTACCAATATTATTTGCTGTGATTGTTATCGTTGGTCTTGTTGGCAATTCATtagttgttattgttgtcaaATGTAATCCACAAATGTATTCGACAACAAATctgctcatcatcaatttggcTATTGccgatttattattcatcatattctGTGTACCATTCACTGCATGGGATTATGCATTTCCATATTGGCCTTTTGGTAGTGTTTGGTGTAAAGTGGTACAATATCTTATTGTTGTATGTGCATATGCAAGTATCTATACG cttGTATTAATGTCATTGGATCGTTATTTGGCCGTAGCTCATCCAATTCGTTCAATATCATTACGTACGGTGAAGAATGCAAATCGTGCCATATTGATATTATGGatattcatattattattctgtatACCAACATTTATTACACATAATGTATCATATGATAATAGTTCTGATGGTGTTTATTctgtttgtaattttttaacAGAAGAATATAGTTATGCATTGTATCAGGTTATATTCTGTTTATTTAGTTATGTAATACCGATATTATTGATATTAATATTGTATATATTGATGTTAAAACGGTTATGGTTTAGCGGTATACCTGGCCGTAATATGAGTAGTGAATCGGTtagatcgaaaaaaaaagtcacaCGTAtggttgtcattgttgtcatcatattTGCTTGCTGTTGGTGTCCAATACAGATTATACTTGTATTGCGTAGTTTCAATGTATATGAATTATCCACAACAAAAGTGATCATACAGATCACTGGACAAGTATTAG CTTATATGAACAGCTGTATGAATCCGATTTT ATATGCATTTTTATCGGAAAATTTTCGTAAAGCATTTCGTCGTGTAATATCTTGTAATAGACAACCGAAAAGAAATTCTGAACAAACAGAATTGACCATTGGTATGTGTCAAAATAAGAATATGAATGTTgcaaaaatgttgaatatagataataataatatgatgattatcaataacaacaataataatgctactactactaaaactaatgatgatgataatgatgatgatgccaataacaatcaaaatcaaaacaatgtttaa
- the sxc gene encoding O-linked N-acetylglucosamine (GlcNAc) transferase sxc isoform X1, with protein MNNNSSMAAAFQSLADLCHREYQTGDYENAERHCMQLWRQDTTNTGVLLLLSSIHFQCQNFDKSATFSNLAIKQNPLLAEAYSNLGNVYKQRHQLKEALDNYRTAVRLKPDFIDGYINLAAALVTVGEMEQAVQAYVSALQYNPDLYCVRSDLGNLLKALNRLDEAKACYLKAIETCPTFAVAWSNLGCVFNAQGEIWLAIHHFEKAVSLDPNFLDAYINLGNVLKEARIFDRAVAAYLRALNLSPNNAIVHGNLACVYYEQGLIDLSIDTYRRAIELQPNFPDAYCNLANALKEKGQVTEAEDCYNTALRLSPTHADSLNNLANIKREQGYIEEATRLYLKALEVFPEFAAAHSNLASVLQQQGKLHEALQHYKDAIRISPTFADAYSNMGNTLKEMGDISNALQCYTRAIQINPAFADAHSNLASIHKDSGNIPEAIASYRTALKLKPDFPDAYCNLSHCLQIICDWTDYDVRMHKLVSIVADQLEKNRLPSVHPHHSMLYPLSHQQRRAIAARHAALCFEKIQILHKLPYTFPKEHGVKRLKIGYVSSDFGNHPTSHLMQSVPGMHDRNLVEIYCYALSPDDGTTFRSKVEGESDHFIDLSSVVCNGKAADRIHADGIHILVNMNGYTKGARNEIFALKPAPIQVMWLGYPGTSGASFIDYIITDRVTSPYEIADQYSEKLAYMPDTFFVGDHKQMFPHLIERVILMDKSSPLSMDPNEISDRKNIPTSLPDTVSIVNATDLSPIIEKAEVKKIREVAVVTTSPSISANNNEHSNSSLAMNNNGHGLNIVLSSQTEKVEVVKTVVELPATQVVQAMISNGHVQTSVNGLVVQNGLATTQMNNKAATGEEAPTAILVTTRQQYGLPEDAIVYCNFNQLYKIDPKTLKCWINILKRVPKSVLWLLRFPAAGEANVHSIAQNYGLPPGRIVFSNVAAKEEHVRRGQLVDICLDTPLCNGHTTGMDVLWAGTPMVTLPGETLASRVASSQLTCLGVPELIAKSYDDYENIAARLGNDRDYLKAIRAKVWTARTESPLFNVKIYTKNLERLYWKMYENYLKNDTAQHLVDWW; from the exons aTGAATAACAATAGTTCGATGGCGGCCGCATTTCAAA GTTTGGCCGATCTATGCCATCGTGAATATCAGACAGGCGATTATGAAAATGCTGAACGTCATTGTATGCAATTATGGCGCCAAGATACGACAAATACTGgagttttattattactaagttcaatacattttcaatgtcaaaATTTCGATAA ATCGGCTACATTCAGTAATTTAGCCATCAAACAGAATCCATTATTAGCTGAAGCATATTCTAATTTGGGCAATGTTTATAAACAACGACATCAATTGAAAGAAGCATTGGATAATTATCGTACAGCTGTACGTTTGAAACCAGATTTTATTGATGGATATATTAATCTTGCCGCTGCATTAGTCACTGTTGGTGAAATGGAACAAGCCGTACAAGCATATGTGTCAGCATTACAATACAATCCA GATCTTTACTGTGTACGTAGCGATCTGGGAAATTTACTAAAAGCATTGAATCGCCTGGACGAGGCAAAG GCTTGCTATTTGAAAGCAATCGAAACATGTCCTACGTTTGCCGTTGCATGGAGTAATCTTGGTTGTGTATTCAATGCACAAGGTGAAATATGGCTTGCTAtacatcattttgaaaaggCCGTATCATTGGATCCGAATTTTTTGGATGCCTATATTAATCTGGGTAATGTGTTGAAAGAGGCAAGAATCTTTGATCGTGCCGTTGCTGCTTATCTACGGGCATTAAATCTAAGTCCAAATAATGCAATCGTACATGGAAATTTGGCCTGTGTTTATTATGAACAAGGATTGATTGATCTATCGATCGATACATATAGACGTGCTATCGAATTGCAACCGAATTTTCCCGATGCCTATTGTAATCTGGCAAATgcattgaaagaaaaaggaCAAGTAACCGAAGCAGAAGATTGTTACAATACAGCATTACGACTTAGTCCAACACATGctgattcattgaataatttggCCAATATTAAACGTGAACAAGGCTATATTGAAGAAGCTACACGTTTATATCTGAAAGCATTGGAAGTATTTCCGGAATTTGCTGCTGCACATTCAAATCTAGCATCCGTATTACAGCAACAAGGTAAACTTCATGAAGCATTGCAACATTATAAAGATGCTATACGAATATCACCAACATTTGCCGATGCTTATTCAAATATGGGAAATACATTGAAAGAGATGGGCGATATATCGAATGCATTACAATGCTATACACGAGCTATACAGATTAATCCGGCATTCGCTGATGCACATTCCAATCTAGCATCCATACATAAAGATTCTGGTAATATACCGGAAGCTATTGCATCATATCGTACtgcattgaaattgaaaccaGATTTCCCGGATGCCTATTGTAATCTATCACATTGTTTACAAATTATTTGTGATTGGACTGATTATGATGTTCGTATGCATAAATTGGTATCGATTGTGGCTGATCAATTGGAAAAGAATCGTCTGCCATCGGTTCATCcacatcattcaatgttgtATCCATTAtcacatcaacaacgacgagCAATTGCTGCACGTCATGCAGCAttatgttttgaaaaaatacaaatccTACATAAATTACCATATACGTTTCCAAAAGAACATGGTGTTAAACGATTGAAAATTGGCTATGTTAGTTCCGATTTTGGTAATCATCCTACATCACATTTGATGCAATCAGTACCTGGAATGCATGACCGAAATTTGGTTGAAATCTATTGTTATGCATTATCACCAGATGATGGAACTACTTTCCGGTCAAAAGTGGAAGGTGAAAGTGATCATTTTATTGACCTAAGTTCTGTTGTATGTAATGGTAAAGCAGCTGATCGTATACATGCCGATGGTATACATATACTAGTCAATATGAATGGCTATACAAAAGGTgcaagaaatgaaattttcgcTTTAAAACCAGCACCAATTCAGGTTATGTGGCTTGGCTATCCGGGTACAAGTGGtgcatcattcattgattatatcATTACTGATCGTGTTACATCACCATATGAAATTGCTGATCAATATTCAGAAAAATTGGCTTATATGCCCGATACATTTTTCGTTGGAGATCATAAACAAATGTTTCCACATTTGATTGAACGTGTCATCTTGATGgataaatcatcaccattatcaatggatccaaatgaaatttctgATCGTAAAAATATACCAACAAGTCTGCCGGATACTGTATCCATTGTAAATGCAACTGATTTATCaccaattattgaaaaagcagaagtgaaaaaaattcgtgaaGTTGCCGTAGTGACAACATCACCATCGATTTcggctaataataatgaacattcAAACAGTAGTTTGgctatgaataataatggtcatGGTTTAAATattgttttatcatcacaaaCGGAAAAAGTTGAAGTAGTAAAAACCGTAGTAGAATTACCGGCTACACAAGTAGTACAAGCAATGATCAGTAATGGCCATGTTCAAACATCGGTCAATGGTTTGGTCGTACAGAATGGTTTGGCCACCacacaaatgaataataaggCTGCTACTG gCGAAGAAGCACCAACAGCTATACTGGTGACAACACGACAACAATATGGCCTACCAGAAGATGCAATTGTTTATTGTAATTTTAATCAACTTTAtaaaattgatccaaaaacattgaaatgttGGATTAAT atTTTAAAACGAGTACCAAAAAGTGTCCTATGGTTGTTACGATTTCCGGCAGCAGGTGAAGCAAATGTACATTCTATTGCACAAAATTATGGCTTACCACCTGGACGTATtgtattttcaaatgttgcTGCTAAAGAAGAACATGTACGTCGTGGACAATTGGTTGATATTTGTTTGGATACACCATTATGTAATGGCCATACAACCGGTATGGATGTATTATGGGCCGGCACACCAATGGTTACATTACCAGGTGAAACATTAGCATCACGTGTAGCATCATCACAGCTTACCTGTTTAGGTGTGCCGGAATTGATTGCCAAATcctatgatgattatgaaaatattgcAGCTCGTCTTGGAAATGATCGTGATTA tttAAAAGCAATTCGTGCAAAAGTATGGACGGCACGTACCGAATCCCCGCTGTTTAATGTTAAAATttatacaaaaaatttggaacGTTTATATTGGAAAAtgtatgaaaattatttgaaaaatgatacGGCACAACATTTGGTGGATTGGtggtaa
- the sxc gene encoding O-linked N-acetylglucosamine (GlcNAc) transferase sxc isoform X2 — MNLKILFDSNDDDDDEVPDFNENFPVYFLACYLKAIETCPTFAVAWSNLGCVFNAQGEIWLAIHHFEKAVSLDPNFLDAYINLGNVLKEARIFDRAVAAYLRALNLSPNNAIVHGNLACVYYEQGLIDLSIDTYRRAIELQPNFPDAYCNLANALKEKGQVTEAEDCYNTALRLSPTHADSLNNLANIKREQGYIEEATRLYLKALEVFPEFAAAHSNLASVLQQQGKLHEALQHYKDAIRISPTFADAYSNMGNTLKEMGDISNALQCYTRAIQINPAFADAHSNLASIHKDSGNIPEAIASYRTALKLKPDFPDAYCNLSHCLQIICDWTDYDVRMHKLVSIVADQLEKNRLPSVHPHHSMLYPLSHQQRRAIAARHAALCFEKIQILHKLPYTFPKEHGVKRLKIGYVSSDFGNHPTSHLMQSVPGMHDRNLVEIYCYALSPDDGTTFRSKVEGESDHFIDLSSVVCNGKAADRIHADGIHILVNMNGYTKGARNEIFALKPAPIQVMWLGYPGTSGASFIDYIITDRVTSPYEIADQYSEKLAYMPDTFFVGDHKQMFPHLIERVILMDKSSPLSMDPNEISDRKNIPTSLPDTVSIVNATDLSPIIEKAEVKKIREVAVVTTSPSISANNNEHSNSSLAMNNNGHGLNIVLSSQTEKVEVVKTVVELPATQVVQAMISNGHVQTSVNGLVVQNGLATTQMNNKAATGEEAPTAILVTTRQQYGLPEDAIVYCNFNQLYKIDPKTLKCWINILKRVPKSVLWLLRFPAAGEANVHSIAQNYGLPPGRIVFSNVAAKEEHVRRGQLVDICLDTPLCNGHTTGMDVLWAGTPMVTLPGETLASRVASSQLTCLGVPELIAKSYDDYENIAARLGNDRDYLKAIRAKVWTARTESPLFNVKIYTKNLERLYWKMYENYLKNDTAQHLVDWW, encoded by the exons aTGAACCTGAAGAtattattcgattcgaatgatgatgatgatgatgaagtaccggattttaatgaaaattttccagtTTATTTCCTG GCTTGCTATTTGAAAGCAATCGAAACATGTCCTACGTTTGCCGTTGCATGGAGTAATCTTGGTTGTGTATTCAATGCACAAGGTGAAATATGGCTTGCTAtacatcattttgaaaaggCCGTATCATTGGATCCGAATTTTTTGGATGCCTATATTAATCTGGGTAATGTGTTGAAAGAGGCAAGAATCTTTGATCGTGCCGTTGCTGCTTATCTACGGGCATTAAATCTAAGTCCAAATAATGCAATCGTACATGGAAATTTGGCCTGTGTTTATTATGAACAAGGATTGATTGATCTATCGATCGATACATATAGACGTGCTATCGAATTGCAACCGAATTTTCCCGATGCCTATTGTAATCTGGCAAATgcattgaaagaaaaaggaCAAGTAACCGAAGCAGAAGATTGTTACAATACAGCATTACGACTTAGTCCAACACATGctgattcattgaataatttggCCAATATTAAACGTGAACAAGGCTATATTGAAGAAGCTACACGTTTATATCTGAAAGCATTGGAAGTATTTCCGGAATTTGCTGCTGCACATTCAAATCTAGCATCCGTATTACAGCAACAAGGTAAACTTCATGAAGCATTGCAACATTATAAAGATGCTATACGAATATCACCAACATTTGCCGATGCTTATTCAAATATGGGAAATACATTGAAAGAGATGGGCGATATATCGAATGCATTACAATGCTATACACGAGCTATACAGATTAATCCGGCATTCGCTGATGCACATTCCAATCTAGCATCCATACATAAAGATTCTGGTAATATACCGGAAGCTATTGCATCATATCGTACtgcattgaaattgaaaccaGATTTCCCGGATGCCTATTGTAATCTATCACATTGTTTACAAATTATTTGTGATTGGACTGATTATGATGTTCGTATGCATAAATTGGTATCGATTGTGGCTGATCAATTGGAAAAGAATCGTCTGCCATCGGTTCATCcacatcattcaatgttgtATCCATTAtcacatcaacaacgacgagCAATTGCTGCACGTCATGCAGCAttatgttttgaaaaaatacaaatccTACATAAATTACCATATACGTTTCCAAAAGAACATGGTGTTAAACGATTGAAAATTGGCTATGTTAGTTCCGATTTTGGTAATCATCCTACATCACATTTGATGCAATCAGTACCTGGAATGCATGACCGAAATTTGGTTGAAATCTATTGTTATGCATTATCACCAGATGATGGAACTACTTTCCGGTCAAAAGTGGAAGGTGAAAGTGATCATTTTATTGACCTAAGTTCTGTTGTATGTAATGGTAAAGCAGCTGATCGTATACATGCCGATGGTATACATATACTAGTCAATATGAATGGCTATACAAAAGGTgcaagaaatgaaattttcgcTTTAAAACCAGCACCAATTCAGGTTATGTGGCTTGGCTATCCGGGTACAAGTGGtgcatcattcattgattatatcATTACTGATCGTGTTACATCACCATATGAAATTGCTGATCAATATTCAGAAAAATTGGCTTATATGCCCGATACATTTTTCGTTGGAGATCATAAACAAATGTTTCCACATTTGATTGAACGTGTCATCTTGATGgataaatcatcaccattatcaatggatccaaatgaaatttctgATCGTAAAAATATACCAACAAGTCTGCCGGATACTGTATCCATTGTAAATGCAACTGATTTATCaccaattattgaaaaagcagaagtgaaaaaaattcgtgaaGTTGCCGTAGTGACAACATCACCATCGATTTcggctaataataatgaacattcAAACAGTAGTTTGgctatgaataataatggtcatGGTTTAAATattgttttatcatcacaaaCGGAAAAAGTTGAAGTAGTAAAAACCGTAGTAGAATTACCGGCTACACAAGTAGTACAAGCAATGATCAGTAATGGCCATGTTCAAACATCGGTCAATGGTTTGGTCGTACAGAATGGTTTGGCCACCacacaaatgaataataaggCTGCTACTG gCGAAGAAGCACCAACAGCTATACTGGTGACAACACGACAACAATATGGCCTACCAGAAGATGCAATTGTTTATTGTAATTTTAATCAACTTTAtaaaattgatccaaaaacattgaaatgttGGATTAAT atTTTAAAACGAGTACCAAAAAGTGTCCTATGGTTGTTACGATTTCCGGCAGCAGGTGAAGCAAATGTACATTCTATTGCACAAAATTATGGCTTACCACCTGGACGTATtgtattttcaaatgttgcTGCTAAAGAAGAACATGTACGTCGTGGACAATTGGTTGATATTTGTTTGGATACACCATTATGTAATGGCCATACAACCGGTATGGATGTATTATGGGCCGGCACACCAATGGTTACATTACCAGGTGAAACATTAGCATCACGTGTAGCATCATCACAGCTTACCTGTTTAGGTGTGCCGGAATTGATTGCCAAATcctatgatgattatgaaaatattgcAGCTCGTCTTGGAAATGATCGTGATTA tttAAAAGCAATTCGTGCAAAAGTATGGACGGCACGTACCGAATCCCCGCTGTTTAATGTTAAAATttatacaaaaaatttggaacGTTTATATTGGAAAAtgtatgaaaattatttgaaaaatgatacGGCACAACATTTGGTGGATTGGtggtaa
- the LOC124493818 gene encoding uncharacterized protein LOC124493818, giving the protein MIVPASSSSRDRENLDEYQQQYNRSTNQSNMNGNDYFDQIFKSNDHHNDHYPMIHIEMDELEKLFDNVESKFDSILEHIESLIMNSIRQQQQPFDCQQVEQTPARSNVLSFDHDYFHIDNGDDNTLEFVDQSTISSSKETRDLCINPKDSVITISYDNPNDEIDDDDMNIIQSHSEQQNSSSSNENLITKNLTKNKKFPCPNRSNVLFFDHDYFHIDNGDDNTLEFLDQSTTSSSKETRDLCTNPQDSLITINYDNPNDEIDDDDMNIIQNLSEQQNSLSSNENLIIKNLTRNKQFPCPKCSFGFDTSRNLDNHLKTHQPGNKYLCSFCGNRFKFKSKLIIHRRIHTNERPFKCQECDASFTDNSNLICHRRIHTGERPYKCSHCNATFTQNSNLIRHCLIHTGERPYKCSHCNANFTQSSNLTSHRRIHTGERPYQCSHCNDKFRVKHILNIHIKSKHSDVE; this is encoded by the exons ATGATTGTACcggcttcatcatcatctcgaGATCGCGAAAATCTTGatgaatatcaacaacaatacaataGATcgacaaatcaatcaaatatgaaTGGAAACGATTACTTTGATCAG aTATTCAAAtctaatgatcatcataacgACCATTATCCAATGATTCACATCGAAATGGATGAATtagaaaaactttttgataatgttgaatcGAAATTTGATTCCATCTTGGAACATATCGAATCGTTGATTATGAATTCCATTcggcaacaacagcaaccatTCGATTGTCAACAAGTTGAACAAACGCCGGCTCGATCGAATGTTTTGTCTTTCGATCACGATTATTTCCATATTGATAACGGCGATGACAACACGCTAGAATTTGTGGATCAATCAACCATTTCGTCATCGAAAGAGACACGTGATTTATGCATCAATCCTAAAGATTCAGTTATCACCATCAGTTATGACaatccaaatgatgaaattgacgACGATGATATGAATATAATTCAAAGTCATTcggaacaacaaaattcatcatcatcaaacgaaaatttaATCACAAAGAATTTGACtaaaaataagaaatttCCTTGTCCAAATCGatcgaatgttttgtttttcgatcACGATTATTTCCATATTGATAACGGCGATGACAACACGCTAGAatttttggatcaatcaaCCACTTCGTCATCGAAAGAGACACGTGATTTATGCACCAATCCTCAAGATTCTcttatcaccatcaattaTGACaatccaaatgatgaaattgacgacgatgatatgaatataattcaaaatctttcggaacaacaaaattcattatcatcaaacgaaaatttaATCATAAAGAATTTGACTAGAAATAAGCAATTTCCTTGTCCAAAATGTTCATTTGGATTTGATACATCGCGTAATcttgataatcatttgaaaacacATCAACCTGGTAATAAATATCTGTGTTCGTTTTGTGgtaatcgattcaaatttaaatcaaaactCATCATACATCGTCGTATACATACAAATGAACGGCCTTTCAAATGTCAAGAGTGTGATGCTTCTTTTACTGATAACTCTAATCTGATCTGCCATCGTCGTATACATACTGGTGAACGGCCATATAAATGTTCACATTGTAATGCGACCTTTACTCAGAACTCTAATCTAATCCGCCATTGTCTTATACATACTGGTGAACGGCCATATAAATGTTCACATTGTAATGCGAACTTTACTCAGAGCTCTAATCTGACCAGCCATCGTCGTATACATACTGGTGAACGGCCATATCAATGTTCACAttgtaatgataaatttcGCGTTAAACATATTCTTAATATTCATATAAAAAGCAAACATTCTGATGttgaataa